The genomic region gtttatttttgagagagagtgagtgggggaggggcaaaggacgAGGGGGGggatacagaacctgaagcaggctccaggctctgagttgtcagcacaaagcccgacgcggagcttgaactagggaatggtgagatcatgacctgggccgaagtcggatgcttaaccagctgagccaccgaggcgcccctaaaTTGTAGCTATTTAAATACCCACAGGGTATCTTATTTTTGCAAAGATAGGGtctaaaaatcataaaactggaaaaaacagaatagattaataatataatacacatcaaaattagattaaaaatgtACATCCTGGCTCTCATTTGCTATGTCCTGCGGTTAAAGACGTTACAAAGATACTCAGAATATCACCAAGTACTCCAGCATTTATAAATACAGGTGTTATCAAAAAATTCTATCTCTGATTTTGGCAAAGAGAAACCATCCaaattttgttctttgtattaCTAACACGATTTAACCATATCAGTTTGGCACGTGGTATTACTGTTTTTCCTACTGTAGCGAGTTCTAGTTTTCCCAAGTCTTTCCCTGGAAAGACTTTCCCTATTCTGGAAATAAATTTATCATCCATTTTAAACACTCAATTAGAATGTTAATCTGTTGTTCAAATTACCCTCATAAATGCATACACCAGGTTGGCATGTTCACATAGATCCTTTCCGATTTTAGGCTAAGCAAAAGACATGCACTTAGAGCCGCATTAAAGCAAAAGACAACTCCTCTTATTATCAAGAGAAACTGTGATCCTTCCATGTAGTGTCTGATAGAGAAAACATTGATTTtgatacattatcttattttattcaaataccaGTCTGATCACATATTGTCCAAAAACACTCAAATAACAAACCAAATACAGACAGACAGATGTTAAAGATTGGTCTTCAAACATCATAGCCAATGATGCCACGCTTGCCTATGATCTCGCCGACATAAAACCACATCCACACCTCAGTGGCCACCAAACCATTCAGCAGAGCTTCCTGAAAAAAGCAGCAtaaattttaatgtacatttttttcttacatatttaaaagtattcTTTTCCAGGAGTAAGCAATAGAATATAAGGATGCTACTCACTTAGAGGGCGATTTTAGCCCAAGTCAAGAATCACGGATGTTAAATTTGTTCAACTGCTGAGGACACTTGAACTTTCAATTATGTAAGGTAAATAGTCCAGAGCTTATAAATTCTTTCAAAGCGTTCTTTAAAGAGCTGAACTGACTTAACCCTTTCATTATTAGTTTATGAGACACTTTATGAGCCCTGAAACAACCCACATCCTGGAAAGAGCTGACACATTTAGACAGGGCATTCATATGAAAGGATAGGAAGGCAAGTCTCAGAACAGACAATTCTGTCTGGCCAAAGAGAATTTGTTGAGAGTTGAAGAGCTTGGTCTTcccctttattcatttattatttggttTAACTCTTTCCAAATATTCAGTGAATATTCAGTTTCCCAGATCAATGTTGTACTGCCCTGAGAGCAAAACAAGCACATGACTGGTTCCTAAAAGCAATGCTGCATGCAAGCAACCATGGATCTTGAAGCTCTAGTTGAAAAAAGTACTTTTCCACAACACAACTGGGTCTGTTCCTTTAAGTACCTGGATGCGaattttcattttccccttcAAAAGAGACCAGAAATATTGGAAGTCTCCTGAAAAATAACGATTTTCCAGGATGTAGATTCTAAAGGCAGCAGTAATTTagttatttaggtttttttgtatCCTGTGTTTGGCTCAAGCAAGCAAACATAAAATCCAAGCTCCAATTCTTACAGTCTTTAGATTTTATCTGAATGCAACTCAATAACCCTTCATGTTACGGGATGTGCTTGCTAggttttggtatttttatctTCCATATGAGTGTTAGCCTCCTGATTGTGATATAGTCCAAGAGATCTTTTGGCTAAACTGGGAATACTTCCAGGACTACAGattgaaaaaaagtatagaatCAGCAAAGTAAGCCATCCTATTTCAGCATACTAACCAAaacaggagagggaaaaaaggtGCCCCGTAAAAATGCTCACTTCTTTGTTATACGACTAATAGGAAACGAAGACATAAAATAGCTTGAATTATTTCAACCTAGATGACAAAATTAGAAAGGTAAATATCTTTCGCAGCAGTCAAGAAACAGATTATCTCTCATTATTTAGGTTTCGGCCTCACTGGAAAATACATGTATTAACCAAAACAATCAGAATAATCCCAAGGGAAGACATTTTCTGTTATGCACATACGTTTTCATTTAGCCTATAGTTACCTTAACTGTAAGCTGTTTGAAGCTACCAGTTTGAGCGCTCTTGACTATTTTTTTCAAGCTCTGAATAGCTGTAGGGATCTCAGCAGGGGTTGGAGGAACCAGCTCAACCTTGGCATAGTGCCAAAATGTGGCCAATCGAGGCTTCGAGTAAGTCACAGcagctggaaaacaaaacaaaacaaaacaaaaaaccaggatgAACTCACTAGAGACCGAAAGAAGCAGATGTGTGGGCTggacacaaatatttattcatgcatCACATTCATTCACTGCTTGTACCAAATGTGCACCCGGTGTGAAAAGTCAAAGCTGCTCCCTGGTAACAAGAGGCTTTTAAAGATGCAGAACACCTGTGTCACAGGGACGCTCAATCAGGCAGGAAGCTAGAAACACATTCAATTATGCCACGACTTCGCTAGTGGCCAGCTAGTACTGTTACTTCATTTATGAACGGCAAACCTAGTTAACTGTAAAGTTACTAGAAGCTGGAtccaaaagcaagaaaacagcaGCAACGTAACCATTATTTTCTTGGCAAAGAGAGTAGAAAATTTGAAGGGAACGgggcagaagaggagggaaggagctaCACAGAACAGCATCCTTAAGAATAAGATTAAAACTTGTCACAATGTTGGCCACAAATCCAGATGGAATTATACCAATTAGGGCCCATTTTTGGTATCCTCATCAATATGTGAATTAAATCTTTCTTTAACAAAAGCCCAGCTGCTACTCCTTCAAAACGCCACCAATGACAATAAAACCTACAAGTATTGTTCAGAGTAGCCAAAACTCAAATCTATTACTATGCTGAAATTCCTCAAGGTATTTAcgatttcagagaaaaaaaaaatccattaataaCCAGGGTAGATGTGAAACTATGGTAGTCATTTCAGCGAGAaaggcattttataaaaaatgtcaCAAGACAAATGCTAACAAAAACAGCACAAATGCATGAACATCCATAAAGTGCCCACTATTGACAGATCGATTATCCAAGGTTCTTGGTACTTTTCCTATTATTAGCTTCCTGTATTTGGGTATTTCACTACTCTTAGAATTACTATCTGTATCATCCTTTGTGCTTAGAGCCATGGGTAAATCTTCAAGCAGACACAAAGCTCTAACAGACAATTCTACAAAGAAGATGAGGCCATCAAAGAGTACAAAGTCTTGTGTGATTGTCTTTAAAACTATCCTCAACACACagatatttcatcttttaaaaaagttttttatgcttgagagagaaagggtgtgagtgagcaaagggcagagagagagggagagagaatctcacgcagACTCCGCTCACGCatggagcccagagcccagaccatgagctcatgaaccgtgcgatcctgagccgaagtcagatgcttaaccgaccgagccacccaggtgcccctcattctttttttttttttttttaaatcagtactCTGTACACAAACACTGTACTTTAGTTGGTAAATTTGTTTTTCAGGGAGTACAGATTAAAAAGTTTGAAActgctttacatatatataaggaataaaacataaataaatgatgggctcagtcaggtaagtgtctgactcttgatttcagctctcacagttcgttggactgagccccacgttgggctccacactgacagcgtggagcctgctcggggttCTCTCTCGCCCTCTATCTCAGTGCCTGGATCTTAGTTTCAAAATACCATTGTCCAACAAAAGAAACTAGGGctccttggataaatgcctgaTTCTAAGACTGGGGCAGGGAAAATGTAACATGAGGATCTTGTAGTATAAGTCAATGGGACAGAGATGCTAACCCTGAAAGAGTTCTCAATGGCCAACCCTGAAAGAGTTCTGCAACAATTTGCACCAAATTAATAACATACTATTGGAGGCACTAAGTATGAAATAAACGTACAGGAGTCCACacaataaatgactgaataaacagGGAAGGAGAACAAACCCTTCTCATAAAATTCCActtaattatatgtaaatactCCTTCCTACAGGAGATGGAATCCCTGCTGTTGGCTGCTGCTCCTAGCCCCTGCCATGGGGTAGACTTAGTTACTTGTTCTGGAGAACAGGTtatgggaagagaaaaacagtaactttacagtggagaaatctagTAACACTACCTTAACCAAATGATGAAAGTTAATTTCACCAGTGATGGATGTTACATGGGTATCATGTACATCCCGATATGTGATTAGGGCACTTGTGGCATTCTTTCTCAAAACCCATAGCTCCAGACTAATCCTGAGAAGAATACCAGACAAATCCGGACTGGGGAATTTTATAGGATACCTAGATAGATATCTACATAGACACCGTAAagactgtcaaggtcatgaaaagtaagaaaaactATTAAAGTCTCACACGCCAGAGGAAACTACGGAAATAACAATACAACGTGGAACCTGTACTGGCTCCTGGGACAGAAAGTGATTAATGGAAAAACTGGTACAATCCAAATAAAGTTTCAAGTTtagcaaataggaaaaaaacattagATTCTATGACTTCTCTGGAGAAGTCTGATTATAAAATTACTTACTTTTATAAGCTTCTTTGTATCCTTATGGGAATTAACAGacataggttttttgtttgtttgtttttttaaagtaaactatgCCAAgcacgtggcttgaactcatggccctgagaccaagagtcacatgcttgactgactgaaccacccaggcgcccttacagacagtaatattttttaagattttatttaattttttaattttttttagagagcgagagtgagtaggggagagggacagagagagaatctccagcaggctccactctcatcTTGGAACCTTGATctcacggccctgggatcatgacctgagctgaaaccaaaagtcagatgctcaacaactgagccaccctggcgccccttaagattttatttttaagttatctctacacccaacgtggggctcaaacccacaactcccgagatcaagagtgcatgctccaccaactgagccagccatgacccccaatttttatttaatacttaacATTCACATTTAATACACTGAAGTATATTACAAAGCAAAATATACTTCCATTATCTAACCTCCAGGTCCCAGCTGAGTTCTCTTCTCTGAGTACTTTTGGAAGAATAACTGCTATCTTTCAATTACTCACACTAATAGAGGGAAGAGTTaagttcataataaaaaaatttcttgtattacttttatttttggattttatttctaaaattcgTTTGCAATCGCACCACCTGAAAGATGTGAAAGCCAAGGTCAGGGGGAAACAATCCacctgaaaacttaaaaaattttgctTCAAATCACCCACAAAGTCCAAAGGATGAAGCCACAATCCCCtctcttttcatttatgtaaaattgtaTGGAACTTTATCACCAACAGTCATCACAACAGTTACTGAGATGATCTTAGTAACACAGGAAACTCaagttctttgggaaaatgtgtaAATTAGTAGACTGCGAGGGGCTGTGTAGGAGAGAACCAAGCATTATCGCAAGGCCTTCAAGAACTCATTGTTTGGCTGCTgatgggaggaaaggaagaagttgcATAAAAAGGTACCAATCACAATAACAATGGTTCAAAAACattacc from Panthera uncia isolate 11264 chromosome D1, Puncia_PCG_1.0, whole genome shotgun sequence harbors:
- the ATP5MG gene encoding ATP synthase subunit g, mitochondrial; translated protein: MAQFVRNLAEKAPALVNAAVTYSKPRLATFWHYAKVELVPPTPAEIPTAIQSLKKIVKSAQTGSFKQLTVKEALLNGLVATEVWMWFYVGEIIGKRGIIGYDV